A single genomic interval of uncultured Desulfobulbus sp. harbors:
- a CDS encoding TrkA family potassium uptake protein, with amino-acid sequence MAQQILIIGLGQFGMSLARTLSEKGAEVLAVDRRKALVEEAAAFVTEVVLVDATDESELARLEPAKRDCCICAIGDDSKEASIICTALLRQMGAPWVIGRANNAMHRRILLLVGAHLVVNPEEEFGRRFANRLINRHVISDMPLGEDLHLTELSIHPSMVGKSLIELALPKRFGVMVVAIRRGTPSKVLQPDPSEPLAVNDRLIIVSSESAIPKLTKGI; translated from the coding sequence ATGGCCCAACAAATATTGATCATAGGTCTTGGCCAGTTCGGCATGTCGCTTGCGCGTACCCTTTCGGAAAAAGGGGCCGAGGTTCTGGCCGTCGATCGACGAAAAGCACTGGTGGAAGAAGCCGCCGCCTTTGTCACCGAAGTGGTGCTGGTGGATGCAACCGATGAGAGCGAGCTGGCCCGACTGGAACCGGCTAAACGCGACTGCTGTATCTGCGCCATCGGCGACGATTCCAAGGAAGCGTCCATCATCTGTACCGCCCTTTTACGGCAGATGGGAGCGCCTTGGGTCATCGGCCGGGCCAACAACGCCATGCACCGCCGGATTCTGCTCCTGGTCGGGGCGCATTTGGTGGTCAATCCGGAGGAGGAATTCGGTCGCCGATTTGCCAACCGGCTCATCAACCGCCATGTCATCTCCGATATGCCGCTGGGGGAAGACCTGCATCTCACCGAACTCTCCATCCATCCGTCCATGGTCGGCAAATCGCTGATCGAACTGGCCCTCCCCAAACGGTTCGGGGTGATGGTGGTCGCCATCCGCCGGGGAACGCCGAGCAAGGTCCTCCAGCCCGACCCCTCAGAACCGCTTGCGGTCAATGACCGGCTGATCATCGTTTCCAGCGAATCCGCCATTCCAAAATTGACCAAGGGGATCTGA
- a CDS encoding potassium transporter TrkG: MKLDRLPQNRSSSSLKAVWYVLIPGPLLLACRAAQTDTVPYASLTAALCASLALVGMAVLYEHHCNRARILGFLALIGCAIAGLHYFSTEPILALAGGVALIQAGYFLVDMPPCPAQGKELEDNQYTLAVVRNGLYALLGLAPLSFFLNPNHLVLGEQAVAVAVLFAQFFIGLHLKNTATSKKSPWWWILPAILSGGTFLAIRAQLTALAAVISSLLTLLILPASQKGLVEHREKWWEPFLNHPARALITTFFALCLLGTLLLQLPWSATGQQLSFINAAFTSVSAVCVTGLTVVDTQLDFTVFGQLCLLLLIQLGGLGIMTITTVALHALGKRLSLRQERLLTTLTETSHQELIHSLVTIVKFTLMIETIGALLLACGFFLSGSSWSNALWKGVFTSVSAFCNAGFALDASNLLPYQHQPLILYPVSVLIIFGGLAPSTCILVPRWIRGRRIDLAPRVALVTTATLLGIGACSFLVFEWDHALDGLSFADKLTNAWFQSVTLRTAGFNSVDLSGVLSPTLLVMLFSMFIGGSPGGTAGGIKTTTLGILVLTFWATITGQNSVIAQNRRIPQTIINRTITVFFAGGIVWLTVVLALALTQEIPTRQLIFEATSALGTVGLTLGATSHLDVIGKIIIMLTMFIGRIGPMTLFTLLSAEHQGSHSRYPDARISLS; encoded by the coding sequence ATGAAACTGGATCGTCTTCCCCAGAACAGGAGTTCATCGTCGCTCAAGGCTGTATGGTATGTGCTCATCCCAGGGCCGCTGCTGTTAGCCTGCCGTGCGGCACAGACCGACACGGTGCCCTATGCAAGCCTCACGGCCGCGCTCTGCGCCAGTCTTGCCCTGGTCGGCATGGCAGTGCTGTACGAACACCACTGCAACCGCGCCCGAATTCTTGGCTTTCTCGCCCTCATCGGCTGCGCCATCGCCGGGCTGCACTATTTCTCCACAGAACCCATTCTGGCCCTGGCTGGAGGAGTTGCCCTGATCCAGGCCGGATATTTTCTGGTGGATATGCCGCCTTGCCCCGCTCAAGGAAAAGAGCTGGAGGACAACCAATACACGCTCGCTGTTGTTCGCAACGGCCTCTATGCCCTGCTCGGCCTGGCCCCCCTCTCCTTTTTTCTCAACCCAAACCACCTGGTCCTGGGGGAGCAAGCGGTTGCAGTTGCCGTTTTGTTTGCACAATTCTTTATTGGCCTCCACCTGAAAAACACTGCAACAAGCAAGAAGTCCCCATGGTGGTGGATTCTCCCGGCAATCCTCAGTGGAGGGACATTTCTGGCAATCAGGGCCCAACTCACCGCCCTTGCCGCGGTTATCAGCAGCCTTTTGACCCTGTTGATTTTACCCGCCAGCCAAAAGGGGCTTGTCGAACATCGTGAAAAATGGTGGGAACCCTTTCTCAATCATCCGGCCCGCGCGCTGATCACCACCTTTTTTGCTCTCTGCCTTTTGGGCACCCTGTTGCTGCAACTGCCCTGGTCCGCCACCGGCCAGCAACTCAGTTTTATCAATGCGGCCTTTACCTCGGTCAGCGCGGTCTGTGTCACCGGCCTCACCGTGGTCGACACCCAGCTGGATTTCACCGTCTTTGGCCAGCTGTGCCTGCTCCTCCTCATTCAGTTGGGTGGCCTGGGGATCATGACCATCACCACAGTCGCCCTCCATGCCCTGGGCAAACGACTGAGCCTCCGCCAGGAACGACTGCTGACCACCCTCACCGAAACCAGTCATCAGGAGTTGATCCACTCCCTGGTCACCATCGTCAAATTCACCCTGATGATCGAGACCATTGGCGCCCTGCTGCTTGCCTGTGGCTTCTTTCTTTCCGGCAGCAGCTGGTCAAATGCGCTGTGGAAAGGGGTGTTCACCTCGGTCTCCGCCTTCTGTAATGCCGGCTTTGCCCTGGACGCAAGCAATCTTCTCCCTTACCAGCATCAGCCGCTGATTCTCTACCCGGTGTCTGTTCTCATCATTTTCGGCGGGCTGGCTCCATCCACCTGCATACTCGTCCCCAGGTGGATCCGCGGTAGGCGCATCGACCTGGCTCCACGGGTCGCCCTGGTCACCACCGCGACGTTGCTGGGTATCGGGGCCTGCTCCTTTCTCGTCTTTGAATGGGATCACGCCCTTGACGGCCTGAGTTTTGCCGATAAACTCACCAATGCCTGGTTTCAGTCGGTTACCCTGCGGACCGCCGGATTCAACTCGGTTGATCTTTCCGGGGTATTGAGCCCGACGCTTCTGGTTATGCTGTTTTCCATGTTCATCGGCGGCAGTCCGGGGGGCACGGCCGGCGGCATCAAGACGACCACCCTGGGTATCCTCGTTCTGACCTTTTGGGCAACCATCACCGGCCAGAATTCGGTGATCGCCCAGAACAGACGTATTCCGCAAACCATTATCAACCGGACCATTACTGTATTTTTTGCCGGAGGAATCGTCTGGCTGACCGTGGTTCTGGCACTGGCCCTCACCCAGGAAATCCCGACCCGCCAACTGATCTTCGAGGCCACCTCGGCTCTTGGCACGGTCGGCCTTACCCTGGGGGCCACGTCGCATCTCGATGTCATCGGCAAGATTATCATCATGTTGACCATGTTCATCGGCCGCATCGGCCCGATGACCCTGTTTACCCTCTTAAGCGCCGAGCACCAGGGAAGTCATTCCCGATATCCTGATGCTCGAATTTCCCTGTCCTGA
- a CDS encoding septation protein A: MKFLFDFFPVLLFFLAYKICDIYVATAVAIVATFVQIALTWFKTKKLVPMQLITLAVIVVFGGLTLYLRDEQFIKWKPTVINWLFGLAFLGSHFFGQRTAIERMLSGTIVLPQPIWRRLNGGWTVFFFLLGGANLYVMHAFDSNTWVNFKLFGMLGLTLAFVILQSVYLARYIENTENNQ; encoded by the coding sequence ATGAAATTCTTATTTGATTTTTTCCCGGTGCTGCTCTTTTTCCTGGCCTACAAGATATGTGATATCTATGTGGCCACAGCAGTTGCCATTGTCGCGACCTTTGTGCAAATTGCCCTCACCTGGTTCAAAACGAAAAAACTGGTTCCGATGCAACTCATCACCTTGGCGGTGATCGTCGTCTTCGGAGGACTCACCTTGTACCTGCGGGACGAGCAGTTCATCAAGTGGAAGCCCACGGTGATCAACTGGCTCTTCGGCCTCGCTTTTCTTGGAAGCCATTTTTTCGGTCAGCGCACCGCCATCGAACGGATGCTCTCCGGTACCATCGTTCTACCGCAACCGATCTGGCGCCGACTGAACGGTGGCTGGACCGTGTTTTTTTTCCTCCTCGGCGGCGCCAACCTCTATGTCATGCATGCCTTTGACAGCAACACCTGGGTCAATTTCAAACTCTTTGGCATGCTTGGCCTCACCCTTGCCTTCGTCATCCTGCAATCGGTGTATCTGGCTCGATATATCGAGAATACTGAAAACAATCAGTAG
- a CDS encoding glycosyl hydrolase: MINAACRFLQLVVLLCVVLPSLCTTTGNAQAENSLPTKSPTNQESLTLLMPQKSAYTGAYVDFGEGESNVTYDALVNFEQMTGKHLAVVAFGNFWGDQVFPEKAVRIVAGYGAVPMLYWSPWDKPYEERKGKDRFNLQHILSGQWDSYIDTWADGARAYGKPLLVTWGLEMNGSWFPWSGKYYGGGKIIGHENGHPVYAGPETFKKAYRYVIDRVRARGVTNILWGFHVNNFSDPQKEWNKMAHYYPGAKYVDWLGLSVYGKLQRTEGWADFVDMMDTPYLDIAKLDPQKPIFLAEWGVGEFPPGDKAGFIAEAFSLIPTAYPRVRLAVFWHERWENADGSYSNLRVHSSPESLEAYRRGVATPYWIDQPRFAPKP, translated from the coding sequence ATGATCAACGCTGCATGTCGTTTCCTTCAACTGGTTGTTCTGCTGTGCGTTGTCCTGCCCAGCCTTTGCACTACTACGGGCAATGCCCAGGCGGAAAATTCCCTTCCAACCAAGTCCCCGACCAACCAGGAATCACTCACACTGCTCATGCCGCAGAAGAGCGCTTATACCGGGGCCTATGTGGATTTCGGTGAAGGAGAATCCAACGTCACTTATGATGCCCTGGTCAACTTTGAACAGATGACCGGCAAACACCTGGCCGTGGTCGCCTTTGGCAACTTCTGGGGTGATCAGGTTTTTCCTGAAAAGGCGGTGCGCATTGTCGCCGGTTACGGTGCGGTTCCCATGCTCTACTGGTCCCCCTGGGATAAACCGTATGAGGAGCGTAAGGGAAAGGATCGCTTCAACCTGCAGCATATTCTCTCCGGACAATGGGACAGCTATATCGATACCTGGGCTGACGGTGCCCGTGCATACGGCAAACCACTCTTGGTCACCTGGGGCCTGGAGATGAACGGCTCCTGGTTTCCCTGGTCCGGCAAATACTATGGTGGCGGAAAAATCATCGGCCATGAAAACGGTCACCCCGTCTATGCCGGGCCGGAAACCTTCAAAAAGGCCTACCGCTACGTGATAGACCGGGTCCGGGCCCGGGGCGTGACCAATATCCTGTGGGGATTTCACGTCAACAACTTTTCCGATCCGCAAAAGGAATGGAACAAAATGGCCCACTACTACCCGGGCGCAAAGTACGTCGATTGGTTGGGCTTGAGTGTCTATGGTAAACTGCAGCGAACCGAGGGGTGGGCCGATTTCGTTGATATGATGGATACGCCCTACCTCGATATAGCCAAACTTGATCCCCAAAAACCGATCTTTCTCGCGGAATGGGGCGTGGGGGAATTTCCTCCGGGTGATAAGGCCGGCTTTATCGCCGAGGCCTTTTCCCTTATCCCCACAGCCTATCCACGGGTGCGCCTGGCGGTTTTCTGGCATGAACGCTGGGAAAATGCGGACGGAAGCTACAGCAATCTTCGCGTCCACTCCTCTCCGGAGTCGCTGGAAGCCTACCGCCGCGGAGTCGCCACTCCGTACTGGATCGATCAACCGAGGTTTGCACCCAAGCCCTGA
- a CDS encoding glycosyltransferase, whose protein sequence is MKSTLPSSLRPQSPDASNQDLRENFVFLDQRGKRWPRFKRISFFSSLLLFIAVVLFVQTLVLPSDLKLPPSVQQLKSQLKALQQQKKGVKPTKPLWLDFAKNREQSAPGKGTHHHHLRKVAPVHHSAFSRAGAPAHTREIRLGFYEGWDPDSLDSLKAHADQLTHICPDWLHLSDGLGTLKQMTDPQVLDLTDKFDLQLMPQLRNLGNDDTWHAEAVEWIINGSEQKQQAFINSLITVLGDMDADGVVLDWQQVDPTYREAMTNFLTRLALALHREQMELWICTPVGRELKVFDLDRLSLHVDRFVALLHDENAEGDSPGPIASQPFFKGWLTTLVEGYGRPQQWIISQGAYGYDWAQGAAEGEHISFQDAMSRAGHSAQSDCAFHPPEANPHFVYDDGKSVHTVWFLDAVTFLNQLSLVRAHHAGGIAINRLGNEDSAIWQVLAMPTETSLSKEHLQALDDIDLGDEIGHIGDGNLISIVDQPEKGKRQIVFNGAAELGLRYSETYQRFPGYLTVLHQGRGPKDGVALSFDDGPSDEWTPQILDILHQRGLKATFFMIGANMEKNPDLVRRVVNEGHMIGVHTYSHPNLALVSNERAHLELNATQRLIESITGHHTILFRPPYNADTNPHDPDELIPIKLAQSMGYVTVTEDIDTEDWDKPGVDVIVSRIKEGRQQGGNVILMHDAGGDRSQTIAALPKVLDYLAARGDRLLPLSQIVDVPETQLMPEVPVNQQSWTRMISSSGFTAIHQITNFFWAFMIVATALTVVKTLLVSWLAIRNRSRQGDVEESFTPAVSVLIAAYNEGKVIAETLRSVLNTTYAGPIEIVVMDDGSSDDTASIIAAMAETDNRIHLIRQKNQGKAIALRNGLQAVSHAIVVTLDADTQFTPSTIGALVQPLVDPQVAAVSGRARVGNPKTLFARFQSLEYSCGFNLDRRAYHQLNCITVVPGAISALRLSAVLEAGGISNDTLAEDTDLTLALHRIGYRIAYTARAVAWTEAPETLRTFAKQRFRWAFGTLQCLWKHREMVFNSRHRALGWFSLPSAWFFNIFLVALGSVIDGILLISLFLSPANLILYGYFFIFLAADLLLAAVACRVEREPLSQIWLVLPMRFVYRPVLNYVVVKAILRALKGVWVGWGKLDRTASVSAPVHSTQG, encoded by the coding sequence ATGAAGAGTACCTTGCCGTCTTCCCTACGGCCTCAATCTCCCGATGCTTCAAATCAGGATTTGCGGGAAAATTTCGTTTTTCTCGACCAGCGGGGAAAACGGTGGCCGCGTTTCAAACGAATTTCCTTTTTTTCTTCATTGCTGCTGTTCATTGCCGTTGTCCTGTTCGTCCAGACTCTGGTCCTCCCTTCGGACCTGAAACTGCCGCCCTCGGTGCAGCAGTTGAAATCTCAGCTCAAAGCCCTGCAGCAACAGAAAAAAGGTGTGAAGCCCACCAAACCTCTCTGGCTTGATTTTGCCAAAAACAGAGAACAGTCAGCCCCGGGAAAAGGCACTCACCACCACCATCTGCGCAAGGTCGCCCCGGTCCACCACAGTGCGTTTTCCAGAGCTGGTGCACCGGCCCACACCCGGGAAATTCGCCTTGGGTTTTATGAGGGTTGGGATCCGGATAGCCTCGATTCACTCAAGGCACATGCCGATCAGCTGACCCACATCTGTCCGGACTGGCTGCATCTCAGTGACGGCCTGGGGACGCTCAAGCAGATGACCGATCCGCAGGTGCTCGACCTTACTGATAAATTTGACTTGCAACTCATGCCGCAACTTCGCAATCTTGGCAATGACGACACCTGGCATGCCGAGGCCGTCGAGTGGATCATCAACGGCAGCGAGCAAAAGCAGCAGGCCTTTATCAACAGCCTGATCACCGTACTGGGCGATATGGATGCGGACGGGGTCGTTCTTGACTGGCAGCAGGTGGACCCGACCTATCGCGAGGCCATGACCAACTTTCTCACCCGTCTGGCGCTTGCCCTGCATCGGGAACAGATGGAGTTGTGGATCTGTACCCCGGTGGGCAGGGAACTCAAGGTTTTTGACCTGGACCGCTTATCCCTGCACGTCGATCGCTTCGTCGCCCTGCTGCACGATGAGAATGCCGAGGGCGATTCTCCCGGCCCCATCGCCTCACAACCTTTTTTCAAAGGATGGCTCACCACCCTGGTTGAAGGATATGGCCGACCGCAGCAGTGGATTATCTCCCAGGGGGCCTATGGCTACGATTGGGCGCAAGGCGCTGCAGAAGGAGAGCACATCAGCTTTCAGGATGCCATGAGCCGGGCCGGGCATTCCGCCCAGAGCGATTGCGCCTTTCATCCGCCAGAGGCCAATCCCCATTTTGTTTACGATGACGGTAAATCCGTGCATACGGTCTGGTTTCTCGATGCGGTGACCTTCCTCAACCAACTCAGCCTGGTCCGTGCCCATCACGCGGGAGGCATCGCCATCAACCGATTGGGCAATGAAGATTCCGCAATCTGGCAGGTCCTGGCCATGCCCACCGAGACGTCTCTGTCCAAGGAGCATCTGCAGGCCCTTGATGACATTGACCTGGGAGATGAAATAGGACATATCGGCGACGGCAATCTGATCTCCATCGTTGATCAACCCGAAAAGGGCAAACGGCAGATTGTCTTCAATGGTGCAGCTGAATTGGGACTACGCTACAGTGAAACATACCAACGGTTTCCGGGCTATCTCACCGTTCTCCACCAGGGCCGCGGCCCCAAGGACGGAGTTGCCCTGAGCTTTGACGATGGTCCAAGTGACGAGTGGACACCGCAGATTCTCGATATTCTCCATCAACGGGGTCTGAAGGCGACCTTCTTCATGATCGGCGCCAACATGGAAAAAAATCCTGACCTCGTCCGACGCGTGGTCAACGAGGGGCACATGATCGGGGTGCACACCTACAGCCATCCCAACCTTGCCCTTGTCTCCAACGAACGGGCACATCTGGAGCTCAATGCAACCCAGCGGCTGATCGAGTCCATCACCGGTCATCACACCATCCTCTTTCGCCCGCCCTACAATGCCGATACCAACCCGCATGATCCGGATGAATTGATCCCGATCAAACTGGCCCAGTCCATGGGCTACGTGACCGTGACTGAAGATATCGACACCGAGGATTGGGACAAACCCGGTGTCGATGTGATCGTGTCACGTATCAAGGAGGGGCGGCAGCAGGGCGGCAATGTCATCCTAATGCACGATGCCGGTGGCGATCGCAGTCAGACTATTGCCGCGTTGCCGAAAGTTCTCGATTACCTCGCAGCCCGGGGCGACCGCCTGCTTCCCCTCTCGCAAATCGTCGACGTTCCTGAAACACAGCTCATGCCCGAGGTTCCGGTCAACCAACAATCCTGGACCCGAATGATCAGCAGCAGCGGTTTCACTGCCATTCACCAGATAACCAACTTCTTCTGGGCCTTCATGATCGTGGCCACGGCACTTACCGTGGTCAAGACCCTGCTTGTTTCCTGGCTGGCCATCCGCAACCGCTCAAGGCAGGGTGATGTGGAGGAGTCCTTTACACCGGCGGTGAGCGTCCTCATTGCCGCCTACAACGAAGGCAAAGTGATTGCGGAAACACTGCGCAGCGTCCTTAACACCACCTATGCGGGCCCAATTGAAATCGTGGTGATGGATGACGGCTCAAGTGACGATACTGCATCCATCATCGCCGCCATGGCCGAAACCGACAACCGTATCCATCTGATCCGGCAGAAGAATCAGGGGAAGGCCATTGCATTGCGAAACGGACTGCAGGCCGTGAGCCATGCCATTGTCGTCACCCTTGATGCCGACACTCAGTTCACCCCATCAACCATAGGCGCCCTGGTGCAGCCGCTGGTCGATCCACAGGTTGCGGCGGTCAGCGGACGGGCCCGGGTCGGCAATCCCAAGACCCTGTTCGCCCGCTTCCAGTCCCTGGAGTACAGCTGCGGATTCAATCTTGATCGTCGGGCCTACCACCAGCTCAACTGCATTACCGTCGTTCCCGGCGCGATCTCCGCCCTGCGGTTGAGCGCGGTCCTCGAAGCCGGCGGAATCAGCAACGATACCCTGGCCGAGGATACGGACCTCACCCTGGCCCTGCACCGCATCGGCTACCGTATCGCCTACACTGCCCGGGCAGTCGCCTGGACCGAGGCTCCGGAAACCCTGCGCACCTTTGCCAAACAGCGTTTTCGCTGGGCCTTCGGTACATTGCAGTGTTTATGGAAACACCGGGAGATGGTGTTCAACAGCCGCCATAGGGCCCTTGGCTGGTTCAGCCTGCCCAGTGCATGGTTTTTCAATATTTTCCTGGTGGCACTCGGCTCGGTGATCGATGGCATTCTGCTTATCAGTTTGTTCCTCAGTCCGGCCAACCTCATTCTTTACGGATATTTTTTCATTTTCCTGGCTGCGGATCTGCTGCTGGCTGCGGTTGCCTGCCGGGTGGAGCGTGAGCCCCTCTCCCAGATATGGCTGGTTCTGCCGATGCGGTTTGTCTATCGCCCGGTATTGAACTATGTGGTGGTCAAGGCTATCCTTCGCGCCCTCAAAGGCGTCTGGGTCGGATGGGGTAAGCTCGATCGAACCGCCTCAGTCTCCGCTCCGGTGCATTCGACGCAGGGGTAA
- a CDS encoding alkaline phosphatase yields MNSKKICCVAAFAILTLSTSSVLAKTPKYVFFFVGDGMSSSQIQAAEAYLTTKNGGSATEATDLLKTANRLNMSQFPVLGMQTTYDAHALMTDSASAGTAFSCGLKTKSGVIGMDDTQTTSYKSIAQLADEKGKRVGVISSVSLDHATPAAFYASVASRGYMNSIATQMAESGYEFFGGGGLVAPTAENRSGDTNNNAWELLTDNDYTVLKTQDAIMDLKSNPTSKVVCINPYLQDAEAMPYAIDRPDSNVSLAEMTEVAISVLTAKNVGKKKEGFHSDKKRNAGFFLMVEGGKIDWACHANDAMAAIGDTLAFDDAVGVALAFYKEHPKDTLIVVTGDHETGGMTIGHATTGYTAYYDRLLNQKESFTAFAQNEWAAYKSAHSDGYDYTSSNNLSSSSEMLSLMSSVFGLDYDDLNDYQKEKLEDAFDKSMCGSNDNSDSENTLLYGSYEPIIVTITHILNERSSIGWTSYSHTGVPVPVFAIGAKSDDFAGFYDNTDIAKKFASAMGIKGTLPIERD; encoded by the coding sequence ATGAATTCAAAGAAAATTTGCTGTGTGGCTGCATTTGCCATACTCACACTGTCAACAAGCTCGGTTCTTGCGAAAACACCGAAGTACGTCTTCTTTTTTGTGGGGGACGGCATGTCAAGTTCACAGATTCAGGCTGCTGAAGCGTATTTAACCACCAAAAACGGAGGTTCAGCCACTGAAGCGACAGATCTGCTCAAAACTGCGAATCGGCTGAACATGAGTCAGTTCCCCGTGCTCGGTATGCAGACCACCTATGATGCCCATGCACTCATGACCGACAGTGCCTCTGCGGGCACAGCCTTTTCCTGCGGACTGAAAACCAAAAGCGGTGTTATCGGCATGGATGACACCCAGACCACAAGTTATAAAAGCATTGCTCAGTTGGCAGATGAAAAAGGTAAACGCGTTGGCGTCATCTCCAGTGTGTCCCTGGATCATGCAACACCGGCTGCCTTTTACGCGAGTGTGGCCAGCCGTGGCTATATGAATAGCATTGCCACCCAGATGGCCGAATCCGGGTATGAGTTTTTTGGCGGCGGCGGTCTCGTTGCCCCTACCGCTGAAAATAGAAGTGGCGATACGAACAACAATGCTTGGGAGCTCCTCACAGATAACGATTATACCGTTCTCAAAACTCAGGATGCCATCATGGATCTTAAATCCAATCCTACAAGCAAAGTGGTGTGTATCAATCCCTATTTGCAAGACGCCGAAGCTATGCCGTACGCCATTGATCGCCCAGACTCCAACGTTTCCCTGGCAGAGATGACGGAAGTTGCAATTTCAGTTTTGACTGCCAAAAATGTTGGCAAGAAAAAAGAAGGCTTTCATTCGGACAAGAAGCGTAACGCTGGATTTTTTTTGATGGTCGAAGGTGGCAAGATTGACTGGGCGTGTCATGCGAACGATGCCATGGCCGCTATCGGAGACACCCTGGCTTTTGACGATGCAGTAGGCGTGGCCCTTGCGTTCTATAAAGAACACCCCAAGGACACCCTGATTGTTGTCACCGGTGATCATGAGACAGGCGGCATGACCATAGGCCATGCCACAACCGGTTATACTGCCTACTATGATCGCTTGCTCAACCAGAAGGAGAGTTTCACCGCGTTCGCTCAGAATGAATGGGCTGCCTATAAAAGTGCGCATAGCGACGGGTATGATTACACCTCCAGCAATAACCTTTCCAGCAGCTCGGAGATGTTGAGCCTCATGAGCAGTGTTTTTGGGCTCGATTACGATGATCTCAATGACTATCAGAAAGAAAAACTGGAAGATGCCTTTGATAAATCCATGTGCGGCTCCAATGACAACAGTGATTCCGAGAATACCTTGCTGTACGGTTCCTATGAACCGATTATCGTCACCATCACCCATATCTTGAATGAACGTTCCAGCATCGGTTGGACTTCTTACTCCCATACCGGTGTGCCGGTACCGGTATTCGCCATTGGAGCGAAATCCGATGATTTCGCTGGGTTTTACGACAATACCGATATTGCCAAAAAATTTGCCTCTGCCATGGGCATAAAAGGCACCTTGCCGATCGAGAGAGATTGA
- a CDS encoding YibE/F family protein, whose protein sequence is MNQLRRELVFSLIIALLCSILIFLDIGKIPKAPSGIRCRALVTEVDNSNVRTNLIVKTNIQMLQVRLLSGPHKGQETDVVNLLTGKMELDEFYQKGEKILIEYAAPNGKPINAVARGAYRLDLQLYLVLLFAGLLFAVAGVTGLKAGLSFVFAALVLWKLFFPLLLIGYPPIPTGLAIVALLTAVICFSVGGVTRRGLATFSGSLLGLLLTCGLGTLFTHAFRMHGAVRPFAEMLLYSGYYQLNLTDIFIASVFIACSGAVMDLSMDIAATMDELKLQHPTMGLIEHMRAGLRVGRAVTGTMTTTLLLAYSGSHITMFMVFLAKGLAPANLLNAPFVAAEVLNILVGSFGVIAVAPCTVLISAFIYRTPPADQQPGNVAP, encoded by the coding sequence ATGAACCAATTACGTCGCGAGCTCGTTTTCTCCCTCATCATCGCCCTTCTCTGCTCCATTCTTATTTTTCTCGATATCGGCAAAATTCCCAAAGCCCCAAGCGGCATCCGCTGCCGGGCACTGGTGACCGAGGTCGACAACTCCAATGTACGGACAAATCTGATCGTTAAAACCAATATCCAGATGCTTCAGGTCCGCTTACTTTCCGGCCCTCATAAAGGGCAGGAAACGGATGTGGTCAATTTGCTCACCGGCAAGATGGAGTTGGACGAATTTTACCAAAAAGGTGAGAAAATCCTCATCGAGTATGCCGCCCCCAATGGTAAACCTATTAATGCCGTCGCTCGAGGAGCCTACCGGCTTGATCTCCAACTCTATCTTGTTCTCCTGTTTGCGGGCCTGCTTTTTGCCGTTGCGGGGGTAACCGGGCTCAAGGCCGGACTCTCCTTCGTATTTGCAGCCCTGGTCCTGTGGAAGCTCTTTTTCCCCCTCCTGCTCATCGGCTATCCTCCCATTCCCACCGGGTTGGCCATCGTTGCCCTGCTCACCGCCGTGATCTGTTTTTCCGTGGGGGGGGTGACCCGACGCGGTCTGGCCACCTTTTCCGGCTCTCTATTGGGCCTGCTGCTCACCTGCGGCCTCGGTACCCTCTTCACCCATGCCTTCCGCATGCATGGGGCGGTTCGTCCCTTTGCAGAGATGCTGCTCTATTCCGGCTACTACCAGCTCAACCTGACCGATATCTTTATTGCAAGTGTCTTTATCGCCTGTTCAGGCGCGGTGATGGACCTGTCCATGGATATCGCCGCAACCATGGATGAACTCAAACTCCAGCATCCGACCATGGGCCTGATTGAGCACATGCGCGCCGGCCTTCGTGTGGGGCGGGCTGTCACCGGCACCATGACCACGACCTTGCTGCTCGCCTATTCAGGCAGCCATATCACCATGTTCATGGTTTTTCTCGCCAAAGGGCTGGCTCCAGCCAACCTGCTCAACGCACCTTTTGTCGCAGCGGAGGTGCTCAACATTCTGGTTGGCAGTTTCGGCGTTATTGCTGTTGCCCCCTGTACGGTGCTGATCAGTGCATTTATCTATCGCACCCCTCCTGCAGATCAACAGCCGGGCAACGTTGCCCCCTGA
- a CDS encoding metalloregulator ArsR/SmtB family transcription factor, which yields MTFEEQDDLCGVRCIHKQQVAQAREQALPDKEYEAMAGLFKAMGDPNRLRILYALGNDEMCVCDLAALLGITESAVSHQLRMLRQMALVKNRRQGQVLYYRLDDDHVHTLIHVALEHTRE from the coding sequence ATGACATTTGAAGAGCAGGATGATCTCTGCGGTGTACGTTGTATTCATAAACAGCAGGTTGCCCAAGCCCGTGAACAGGCATTGCCTGACAAAGAGTACGAGGCAATGGCCGGTCTGTTTAAAGCGATGGGGGATCCCAACAGGCTACGCATCTTGTATGCCCTTGGCAATGATGAGATGTGTGTGTGTGATCTGGCGGCCCTTCTGGGCATCACCGAATCCGCGGTGAGTCACCAGTTGCGCATGTTGCGTCAGATGGCCCTGGTGAAAAACAGGCGCCAGGGCCAGGTGTTGTACTACCGGCTTGATGATGACCATGTGCACACCCTGATTCATGTCGCCTTGGAGCATACTCGTGAGTGA